Proteins encoded within one genomic window of Flavobacterium gilvum:
- a CDS encoding riboflavin synthase: MFTGIIETLGVVQRIEKEQDNIHVTVESAMADELKIDQSVAHNGICLTVVAIEGHRYTVTAIGETIKKTNISNWKVGDNVNLERAMKLGDRLDGHIVQGHVDQTGTCVSIKETNGSWFCTFEYDSALQNITIEKGSITVNGVSLTVVDSGLNNFSVAIIPYTYEHTNFNSFVVGSKVNLEFDVIGKYVARLYGNR, translated from the coding sequence ATGTTTACAGGAATTATTGAAACTCTTGGTGTTGTACAAAGGATTGAGAAAGAACAGGATAATATTCATGTCACGGTAGAATCTGCAATGGCTGATGAATTGAAAATTGACCAAAGTGTTGCTCATAATGGTATATGTCTTACAGTAGTTGCCATAGAGGGGCATCGTTATACGGTTACTGCAATAGGGGAAACGATAAAAAAAACCAATATTTCAAATTGGAAGGTTGGTGATAATGTTAATTTAGAGCGAGCGATGAAGCTTGGAGATCGTTTGGATGGTCATATCGTGCAGGGGCATGTTGATCAGACAGGGACTTGTGTTTCGATTAAGGAAACTAATGGAAGTTGGTTTTGCACATTCGAATATGATTCGGCTCTGCAAAACATTACAATAGAAAAAGGGTCTATTACTGTAAATGGTGTGAGTTTGACAGTTGTAGACTCGGGGTTGAATAATTTTAGTGTGGCAATTATTCCATATACTTATGAGCATACTAATTTTAACTCGTTTGTTGTTGGGAGTAAAGTAAATTTGGAATTTGATGTAATCGGGAAGTATGTTGCCAGATTATATGGTAATAGATAA
- a CDS encoding beta-ketoacyl-ACP synthase III, with product MSTITAAITAVGGYVPDFVLSNKVLETMVDTNDEWITTRTGIKERRILKDADKGTSFLAIKAAEDLIAKANIDPLEIDLILMATATADMPVAATGVYVATAIGATNAFAYDLQAACSSFLYGMSTAAAYIQSGRYKKVLLIGADKMSSIVDYTDRATCIIFGDGAGAVLFEPNYEGLGLQDEYLRSDGVGRDFLKIPAGGSLIPASEETVNNRQHNIMQDGKTVFKYAVTNMADASELILKRNNLTNENVNWLVPHQANKRIIDATAHRMNLEDSKVLMNIEKYGNTTSATLPLVLYDFEHLLKKGDTIIFAAFGGGFTWGSIYLTWAYDKK from the coding sequence ATGAGTACAATTACAGCCGCAATTACCGCAGTTGGTGGTTACGTTCCCGACTTTGTTCTTTCAAACAAAGTTTTGGAAACAATGGTCGACACTAATGATGAATGGATAACCACTCGCACCGGAATTAAAGAAAGAAGAATACTTAAAGACGCCGATAAAGGAACTTCTTTTCTTGCTATAAAAGCTGCCGAAGATTTAATAGCAAAAGCAAATATTGACCCACTTGAAATAGATTTAATTTTAATGGCAACTGCAACTGCAGACATGCCTGTTGCTGCAACAGGAGTATATGTAGCAACTGCAATTGGCGCCACAAACGCATTCGCTTACGATTTACAAGCTGCTTGCTCGAGCTTTCTTTACGGAATGTCAACTGCTGCAGCTTACATTCAATCTGGAAGATACAAGAAAGTATTATTAATTGGTGCCGATAAAATGTCATCAATTGTCGATTACACAGACAGAGCCACCTGCATTATTTTTGGTGATGGTGCCGGAGCCGTTCTGTTTGAACCAAATTACGAAGGACTTGGCTTACAGGATGAATATTTGAGGAGTGATGGTGTAGGACGCGATTTTCTTAAAATTCCAGCAGGAGGATCTTTGATACCCGCTTCGGAAGAGACTGTAAACAACAGACAACACAATATAATGCAAGATGGCAAAACTGTTTTCAAATATGCAGTTACCAATATGGCTGATGCAAGTGAATTGATTTTAAAAAGAAATAATTTAACCAATGAAAATGTAAATTGGTTGGTTCCTCACCAAGCAAACAAACGTATCATTGATGCGACAGCACACAGAATGAACCTCGAAGATTCCAAAGTATTGATGAATATTGAAAAATACGGGAACACTACTTCAGCAACACTACCTTTAGTGCTTTACGATTTTGAACACCTTTTGAAAAAAGGAGATACTATCATTTTTGCCGCCTTTGGTGGTGGCTTCACTTGGGGATCGATTTACTTAACTTGGGCCTACGACAAAAAATAA
- a CDS encoding M56 family metallopeptidase: MIDFLIKSAISLFALLLFYHLVLEKEKMHQFNRFYLLFSLLFSFAIPFITIEIIEETIVPIQQTYSYVALENLKVVEVKETIDYKPIILWSIYGLITSILLFRYLRNILRIISNIKSSTIIEYKNSKLVLLEEETPPHTFLNCIFLNKTDYENRKIEEELYTHELIHVTQKHTLDVLFIEALKTVFWFNPLFIFYKKAIQLNHEFLADEKVVNSYDNVPFYQNLLLAHANKKPTFALTSNLNYSVTKKRFIMMTKTVSKTKTFLYKITLLPLFSGLIYFMCVESVAQEKPITPSKSTTQPEKKITQPVSSKDKLRDEYYAGVQIIINDCNKKTLINKKYEELTLEEKNRFLFYVPSPKISKNPTEKEFNSWKNEKDFAIWLDGKNIPNSELDKYTTKDIAYFAGSFVYKNARTKKHPQLHQYSLYTKEYFDKNLKDSHLKFYGKELRMTLMGKKQDKAQPDKTKTINIQENEIYSLSAVNEKPNFFGGIEKFYEFVGKNYKAPSQPNLKGKVYITFVVEKDGGLSDIRVVKDAGYGTGEEAVRVLKLSPKWIPGKINGNPVRVLYSLPITIQSAN; encoded by the coding sequence ATGATTGACTTTCTAATTAAATCCGCCATCAGCTTGTTTGCACTTTTACTCTTTTATCATTTGGTATTAGAAAAAGAAAAAATGCACCAATTTAACAGGTTTTACTTGTTGTTCAGCCTTCTGTTTTCATTTGCAATTCCTTTCATAACCATTGAAATCATAGAGGAAACTATCGTGCCAATTCAACAAACCTACTCTTATGTTGCATTGGAAAATCTAAAAGTAGTAGAGGTAAAAGAAACTATCGATTACAAACCGATAATTCTTTGGAGCATTTATGGCTTGATTACTTCGATATTATTATTTCGATACCTCAGAAACATTTTGAGAATAATATCCAATATAAAGTCGAGTACAATCATAGAATACAAAAACTCCAAATTAGTTTTGTTGGAAGAAGAAACACCGCCACATACTTTTTTGAATTGTATCTTTCTCAACAAAACAGATTATGAAAACCGTAAGATTGAAGAAGAATTATACACACATGAATTAATACACGTAACCCAAAAACATACTCTGGATGTGTTGTTTATAGAAGCCCTAAAAACGGTGTTTTGGTTTAATCCTCTTTTCATTTTTTACAAAAAAGCCATCCAACTCAACCACGAATTCCTTGCCGATGAGAAAGTGGTGAATTCTTATGACAATGTACCGTTTTATCAAAATCTGTTGCTTGCTCATGCAAACAAAAAACCAACTTTCGCATTAACCAGTAATTTAAATTATTCTGTAACTAAAAAAAGATTTATTATGATGACAAAAACTGTTTCCAAAACTAAGACGTTTCTGTACAAGATAACTCTTTTACCTTTGTTTTCAGGACTTATTTATTTTATGTGTGTAGAAAGTGTTGCACAAGAAAAACCTATTACTCCTTCTAAAAGCACTACTCAACCCGAAAAAAAAATCACTCAACCCGTTAGCTCTAAAGACAAACTTAGAGATGAATATTATGCTGGTGTTCAAATCATCATCAACGATTGTAATAAAAAAACATTAATCAACAAGAAATATGAAGAACTAACTTTGGAGGAAAAAAACAGATTTTTATTCTATGTCCCTTCTCCGAAGATTAGCAAAAATCCAACTGAAAAAGAATTCAATAGCTGGAAAAACGAAAAGGATTTTGCAATATGGCTTGACGGAAAAAATATTCCAAACTCAGAATTAGATAAATATACAACAAAAGATATTGCGTATTTTGCCGGAAGTTTTGTTTATAAAAACGCTCGAACAAAAAAGCATCCTCAATTACATCAGTATAGTTTATACACAAAAGAATACTTTGATAAAAATTTAAAGGATTCACACCTGAAATTTTATGGGAAAGAACTTAGAATGACGTTAATGGGTAAAAAACAAGATAAGGCTCAACCTGATAAAACAAAAACTATAAATATTCAAGAAAATGAAATCTACAGTTTATCTGCAGTAAATGAAAAGCCTAATTTTTTCGGAGGAATTGAAAAATTCTACGAATTTGTGGGCAAGAATTATAAAGCCCCTTCACAACCTAATTTAAAAGGAAAAGTGTACATCACCTTTGTAGTAGAAAAAGATGGTGGTTTGAGTGATATTCGCGTCGTTAAAGATGCAGGTTATGGAACTGGAGAAGAAGCTGTACGTGTTTTGAAATTATCTCCAAAATGGATTCCTGGAAAAATAAACGGTAATCCAGTTAGAGTATTATACAGCTTACCAATTACTATTCAATCAGCTAATTAA
- a CDS encoding YceD family protein yields the protein MSKSKEYVIPFVGLKLGKHKFEYQIDNAFFEIFDYNEFQNSDIRVNVVFDKKSNLFEIDFKHKGTINVPCDLTGEDFDLPIKGKLKLIVRFGDTFNNDNEELLILPFGEFEIDIAQYIYEMIVLSIPQRRVHPGVKDGSLKTEALTKLKELAIEEQKKEEKEENTDPRWDKLKDLLTDK from the coding sequence ATGAGCAAGTCAAAAGAATATGTAATTCCTTTCGTAGGATTAAAGCTAGGGAAACACAAATTTGAATATCAAATAGATAATGCGTTCTTTGAAATCTTTGATTATAATGAATTTCAAAATTCAGACATCAGAGTAAATGTAGTTTTTGACAAAAAAAGCAACCTATTTGAAATTGATTTCAAACACAAAGGAACCATAAATGTTCCTTGCGATCTAACAGGCGAAGATTTTGATCTACCCATAAAGGGAAAATTAAAACTAATTGTCCGATTTGGCGACACGTTCAATAACGACAATGAAGAATTGCTGATATTGCCTTTTGGTGAATTCGAAATTGACATCGCTCAATATATATATGAGATGATTGTCCTTTCGATACCACAAAGAAGAGTACATCCAGGAGTAAAAGACGGAAGTCTGAAAACCGAAGCTCTGACAAAACTGAAAGAATTAGCAATTGAAGAACAAAAGAAAGAAGAAAAAGAAGAGAATACAGACCCGCGTTGGGACAAATTAAAGGATCTATTAACGGATAAATAA
- a CDS encoding WG repeat-containing protein, whose translation MKKIFLLFVFSFLSLNSFGQEKKTQLTEQLDWMPVKNAAGLMGFINSKGEEFVPCKYTKIDKFVTFGDSKEKWAMVTDDQGLVGIINSIGKEVVPCKYVSIELFGEFEKNWARVTNDEGLIGFINSKGEEIVPCKYVKD comes from the coding sequence ATGAAAAAAATATTCCTCTTATTTGTATTTTCCTTTTTAAGTTTAAATTCATTCGGGCAAGAAAAAAAGACCCAATTAACTGAACAATTAGATTGGATGCCTGTAAAAAATGCCGCAGGATTAATGGGATTCATTAATTCGAAAGGAGAGGAGTTCGTTCCGTGTAAATATACTAAGATTGACAAATTTGTGACATTTGGAGATTCAAAAGAAAAATGGGCAATGGTAACAGATGACCAGGGCCTGGTTGGGATCATTAATTCAATAGGAAAGGAAGTCGTTCCTTGCAAATATGTTTCGATTGAATTATTCGGAGAATTTGAAAAAAATTGGGCCAGAGTAACAAATGATGAAGGATTGATTGGTTTTATCAATTCGAAAGGAGAGGAAATTGTTCCTTGCAAATATGTTAAAGATTGA
- a CDS encoding BlaI/MecI/CopY family transcriptional regulator, whose product MQLSNSEEQLMEHLWQLEKAFMKDLLEAYPEPKPATTTVATLLKRMIDKKFVAYNEFGNSREYYPLVKKTDYFSKHVNGLISNFFNNSASQFASFFTKETNLSASELEELKKIIDSEIQKKKK is encoded by the coding sequence ATGCAACTATCCAACTCCGAAGAACAATTAATGGAACATCTTTGGCAACTCGAGAAAGCTTTTATGAAAGATTTACTTGAAGCGTATCCCGAACCAAAACCGGCAACAACAACAGTTGCAACTCTTCTAAAAAGAATGATTGACAAAAAATTTGTTGCGTATAACGAATTTGGAAACTCACGAGAATATTATCCTTTGGTCAAAAAAACAGATTATTTCTCGAAACACGTAAACGGATTGATTAGCAATTTCTTCAACAATTCGGCATCACAATTTGCTTCTTTCTTTACCAAAGAGACGAATCTCTCTGCATCGGAACTGGAAGAACTCAAAAAAATAATAGACAGTGAAATCCAAAAAAAGAAAAAATGA
- a CDS encoding dipeptidase, with amino-acid sequence MEDIKLYVTKHKERFISELIELLKIPSVSADTAFSQDVLDTADAVKTSLEHAGCDFVEICDTAGYPIVYGEKIIDPKLPTVLVYGHYDVQPADPLELWTSPPFEPVIKKTDIHPEGAIFARGSCDDKGQMYMHVKAFEYMIQSNTLPCNVKFMIEGEEEVGSVNLKTFVENNNEKLKNDVILISDTGMISNQQPSITTGLRGLSYVEVEVTGPNRDLHSGLYGGAVANPINVLSKMIASLHDENNHITIPGFYDKVEELSLEERAEMAKAPFSLDNYKKALDLNDVYGEKGYVTNERNSIRPTLDVNGIWGGYTGEGAKTVIASKAFAKISMRLVPNQDWEEITALFTKHFLNIAPAGVTVKVTPHHGGQGYVTPIDSIGYKAANKAYTETFGVPAIPVRSGGSIPIVALFEKELKSKTILMGFGLDSDAIHSPNEHFGIFNFLKGIETIPLFYKYFVELSK; translated from the coding sequence ATGGAAGATATAAAATTATATGTCACAAAACACAAAGAACGGTTTATCAGTGAGTTAATAGAATTATTAAAAATCCCATCGGTAAGTGCAGACACTGCTTTCTCCCAAGATGTCCTTGACACCGCCGATGCTGTAAAGACAAGCTTGGAGCATGCAGGCTGCGATTTTGTCGAAATTTGTGATACCGCCGGCTACCCAATTGTATATGGAGAAAAAATAATTGATCCAAAATTGCCTACTGTTTTAGTTTATGGACATTATGACGTACAACCCGCTGATCCATTGGAATTATGGACTTCTCCTCCTTTTGAACCCGTTATCAAAAAAACAGATATTCATCCCGAAGGAGCCATTTTTGCCAGAGGTTCCTGTGATGACAAAGGACAGATGTATATGCACGTAAAAGCTTTCGAATACATGATTCAGAGCAATACTTTACCTTGTAATGTGAAATTTATGATTGAAGGTGAAGAAGAAGTTGGCAGCGTCAACCTGAAAACCTTTGTGGAAAACAACAACGAGAAACTAAAGAATGATGTAATCTTGATTTCGGATACCGGAATGATTTCGAATCAACAACCTTCTATCACGACTGGGCTGCGTGGCTTGAGTTATGTCGAAGTCGAAGTTACAGGTCCGAATCGTGATTTACATTCCGGATTATATGGAGGGGCGGTTGCCAATCCTATTAATGTATTGTCCAAAATGATTGCTTCCCTACATGACGAGAACAATCATATTACCATTCCGGGCTTCTACGACAAAGTTGAAGAATTATCACTGGAGGAAAGAGCCGAAATGGCCAAAGCTCCTTTTAGTCTTGATAATTACAAAAAAGCACTCGACTTAAATGATGTGTATGGCGAGAAAGGATATGTAACCAATGAACGAAACTCGATTCGGCCAACGCTGGATGTAAACGGAATTTGGGGCGGATATACCGGGGAAGGAGCCAAAACGGTTATTGCCAGTAAAGCTTTTGCCAAGATTTCGATGCGTTTAGTACCCAACCAAGACTGGGAAGAAATCACAGCACTTTTTACCAAACACTTCTTGAATATTGCACCGGCGGGAGTTACTGTAAAAGTTACTCCGCATCACGGCGGTCAAGGTTATGTAACTCCAATAGACAGCATAGGTTACAAAGCTGCCAACAAAGCTTATACTGAAACCTTTGGCGTACCGGCAATACCAGTTCGCTCAGGTGGAAGTATTCCTATTGTTGCCTTATTCGAAAAAGAACTAAAAAGCAAAACCATACTTATGGGCTTTGGACTTGACAGTGATGCCATTCATTCGCCAAACGAACATTTTGGGATTTTTAATTTCCTGAAAGGGATTGAAACCATTCCGCTGTTTTACAAATATTTTGTGGAGTTAAGTAAATAA
- a CDS encoding WG repeat-containing protein, with translation MKKVFLLFVISLLSINSFGQEKTTLLKKLGWIYVRNMEGLIGFIDSKGKEVVPMKYANIDSFGEYKDDWARVENEQGLIGFIDSKGKEIVPTKYLRVYPFGEDKENWAKVMIKDELELYGYINLDGKEIVKPIYTKILVPK, from the coding sequence ATGAAAAAAGTATTCCTCTTATTCGTAATTTCCCTTTTGAGTATAAATTCATTCGGACAAGAAAAAACAACTTTATTAAAAAAATTAGGATGGATATATGTAAGGAATATGGAAGGATTAATTGGTTTTATTGATTCTAAAGGAAAAGAAGTAGTTCCAATGAAATATGCTAATATAGATTCATTTGGAGAATATAAAGATGATTGGGCTAGGGTAGAAAATGAACAAGGTTTGATAGGATTCATAGATTCAAAAGGAAAAGAAATCGTCCCAACTAAGTATTTACGTGTCTACCCATTTGGAGAAGACAAAGAAAATTGGGCCAAAGTAATGATTAAAGATGAATTAGAATTATATGGCTATATAAATTTAGATGGAAAGGAAATAGTCAAACCAATTTATACAAAAATTCTTGTTCCTAAATAA
- a CDS encoding energy transducer TonB, translated as MSFRICSIGAVPLLLLLIFSTKAIAQEESKKNDVIEKEIFPTWDIDARPEFPGSIESFNLFVVSNFKMPPEAVKNKVKGKIYMSFIVEKDGSLSGFKVIRDIGYGTGEEAIRVLKLSPKWIPGSNKGVIVRTIFYTPIPTQVVE; from the coding sequence ATGAGTTTTAGAATTTGTTCAATTGGAGCTGTTCCTCTTTTATTATTATTGATTTTCAGTACAAAAGCGATAGCTCAGGAAGAGTCTAAAAAAAATGATGTTATAGAAAAAGAAATTTTTCCTACTTGGGATATTGATGCAAGACCCGAATTCCCAGGAAGCATTGAGTCGTTTAATTTATTTGTCGTTTCAAACTTTAAAATGCCCCCTGAAGCTGTGAAAAATAAGGTAAAAGGGAAAATATATATGTCTTTCATTGTAGAAAAAGACGGTAGTTTGTCAGGATTTAAAGTTATAAGAGACATAGGCTATGGTACTGGCGAGGAAGCAATAAGGGTTTTAAAGCTTTCACCGAAATGGATTCCAGGGTCAAATAAAGGTGTTATAGTTCGAACGATATTTTATACGCCAATTCCAACTCAAGTAGTTGAATAA
- the pdxA gene encoding 4-hydroxythreonine-4-phosphate dehydrogenase PdxA: protein MMKKAENIIVGISIGDLNGIGSEVVLKTFEDSRMLELCTPVIFANVKILSFIRKNFESSVALHGIDKLDQIVIGKVNVLNLWREGIDLNFGTNDEKVGEYAIKSFVASTKALKDGDIDVLVTAPINKYNIQSESFKFPGHTDYLNQELEGDALMLMVQDNLRVGLLTDHIPINEVASHLTEELIFKKIETINQTLIQDFSINKPKIAVLGLNPHCGDGGVIGTEDDKVLKPALKKLFDKGTLVFGPFAADGFFGSNQYEKYDAIIATYHDQGLIPFKTLSFGNGVNYTAGLNKIRTSPDHGTAYDIAGKNKADYNSFKEAVYLAIDVYNSRNQYAEISQKPLKPKEKQL from the coding sequence ATTATGAAAAAAGCAGAAAATATAATCGTAGGAATTTCAATAGGAGATTTAAACGGTATTGGAAGCGAAGTTGTCCTTAAAACATTCGAAGACTCTCGAATGCTTGAACTATGCACCCCTGTTATTTTTGCCAACGTAAAAATACTTTCGTTTATCCGAAAAAACTTCGAATCATCTGTCGCTTTACACGGCATTGACAAATTGGACCAAATTGTTATCGGCAAAGTCAATGTATTGAATCTTTGGAGAGAAGGAATCGATTTGAACTTTGGAACAAACGATGAAAAAGTCGGCGAATATGCTATAAAATCATTTGTTGCCTCCACCAAAGCCCTAAAAGATGGTGATATAGATGTTTTGGTGACTGCTCCTATTAACAAATACAATATTCAATCGGAATCATTTAAATTCCCCGGACATACCGACTACCTTAATCAAGAACTCGAAGGAGACGCATTAATGCTGATGGTACAAGACAACCTGAGGGTTGGATTACTAACCGATCACATTCCGATTAACGAAGTGGCTTCTCATTTGACCGAAGAATTAATCTTTAAGAAAATCGAAACCATCAATCAAACTTTAATTCAGGATTTCAGCATCAACAAACCTAAAATTGCAGTTTTAGGACTTAATCCGCACTGTGGGGATGGAGGCGTTATTGGAACTGAAGACGACAAAGTACTGAAACCGGCCTTAAAAAAATTATTCGACAAAGGAACTTTAGTTTTTGGTCCATTTGCTGCTGATGGTTTCTTTGGAAGCAATCAATATGAAAAATACGATGCCATTATTGCCACTTATCATGACCAAGGCTTAATCCCTTTCAAAACATTATCTTTTGGAAACGGAGTAAACTACACTGCCGGGCTAAATAAAATAAGAACTTCGCCGGATCATGGAACTGCCTATGACATTGCCGGGAAAAACAAAGCCGATTATAACTCCTTCAAAGAGGCAGTTTACCTTGCTATTGACGTTTATAATTCAAGAAATCAATACGCCGAAATAAGCCAAAAGCCTTTAAAACCTAAAGAAAAACAGTTATAA
- a CDS encoding energy transducer TonB has translation MILPTIALFSVIALFLNSENSSQKTEQPILNNDSIKKEKSVVILDSGTKLKSSIPILDLKDSTLNLKKQEKTNIDNLKSPKNDLKANSVAAKHLMNDTINRIITYTVTSNVQEKIFSINEVEVKPEFPNGINKFHAFIWGKFKRPKDCPEGRIAVTFVIEKDGSLTDIKTVKDIGFGVGEEVIRVLKECPKWIPGKNDEKIVRVQYTLALTIQAEEELYNYEPEPVYSLAGIEQKPEFIGGMEKLYAFIAKNYKTPIGCPSGKVYMTFIVEQDGSLSNIKCVKDVGFGSGKEAVRVLQECPNWIPGEQNGKKVRVLYSMPITVAPTEKYKE, from the coding sequence ATGATACTTCCAACAATAGCTTTATTTTCAGTAATAGCTTTATTCTTAAATAGTGAAAACAGCTCTCAAAAAACAGAGCAACCGATCTTAAATAACGACTCCATAAAAAAGGAAAAATCGGTAGTCATTTTAGATTCTGGTACCAAATTAAAATCGTCTATTCCTATTTTAGATTTAAAAGACAGTACATTAAATCTGAAAAAGCAAGAAAAAACAAATATTGATAATTTAAAGTCCCCAAAAAATGATTTGAAAGCAAATAGTGTTGCAGCTAAACATTTAATGAATGATACGATAAATAGAATTATAACATATACAGTAACATCAAATGTGCAGGAAAAGATTTTCTCAATAAATGAAGTGGAGGTAAAACCTGAATTTCCAAATGGAATTAATAAATTCCATGCATTTATATGGGGAAAATTCAAAAGACCTAAAGACTGTCCCGAAGGCAGAATTGCGGTAACTTTCGTTATAGAAAAAGATGGTTCATTGACCGATATCAAAACCGTAAAAGATATTGGTTTTGGTGTAGGTGAAGAAGTGATTCGAGTGCTCAAAGAATGTCCGAAATGGATACCCGGGAAAAACGACGAAAAAATAGTGCGAGTACAATATACGCTAGCTTTAACGATTCAAGCTGAAGAAGAATTATATAATTACGAACCAGAGCCTGTTTACAGTTTGGCAGGAATAGAACAGAAACCTGAATTTATTGGGGGAATGGAAAAACTCTATGCATTTATAGCCAAAAACTACAAAACCCCTATAGGTTGCCCTAGTGGCAAAGTTTATATGACCTTTATTGTCGAGCAAGATGGATCGCTATCAAATATTAAGTGTGTGAAAGATGTTGGTTTTGGCTCTGGAAAAGAAGCTGTCCGAGTACTTCAAGAATGTCCAAATTGGATACCAGGAGAACAAAATGGTAAAAAAGTGAGAGTATTATATTCAATGCCAATAACGGTAGCACCCACTGAAAAATATAAAGAATAG
- the accB gene encoding acetyl-CoA carboxylase biotin carboxyl carrier protein has protein sequence MDLKEIQNLIKFVANSGVAEVKLEMDDVKITIRTTLEGNVTEATYVQQLPVQNALPQAVVPQQIAAAPVAATPEAPAAENANYITIKSPMIGTFYRKPAPDKPMFVEVGKAVAKGDVLCVIEAMKLFNEIESEISGKIVKILVDDMSPVEFDQPLFLVDPS, from the coding sequence ATGGATTTAAAAGAAATTCAAAATCTAATCAAATTTGTAGCAAATTCAGGTGTTGCAGAAGTAAAATTAGAAATGGATGATGTTAAAATCACCATCAGAACCACTTTGGAAGGAAACGTTACAGAAGCAACCTATGTTCAACAATTGCCTGTACAAAACGCACTTCCTCAAGCTGTCGTACCACAACAAATAGCAGCTGCTCCAGTTGCAGCTACTCCGGAAGCCCCAGCTGCCGAAAACGCTAATTACATTACGATAAAATCACCTATGATTGGAACTTTTTACAGAAAACCTGCTCCAGACAAACCAATGTTTGTAGAAGTTGGTAAAGCTGTTGCAAAAGGTGACGTCCTTTGTGTTATCGAAGCCATGAAATTATTCAATGAAATTGAATCTGAAATATCTGGTAAAATTGTAAAAATATTGGTTGACGATATGTCTCCAGTAGAATTTGACCAACCATTATTCTTAGTAGATCCGTCTTAA
- a CDS encoding RNA polymerase sigma factor: MTENDLLIGCQKNDSSIQSLVYKTYGPKVFGICKRYMKSRELAEEITMNTFLTVFQKCDQFNNQGSFEGWILKITVNCCLMELRKNNLQFDEIPHDKIASPPANEIENQIENQDIEKMLEILPDSARIIFNLYAIEGYKHKEIAEKLNISDGTSKSQLNYAREKLKKVYFNSTK, from the coding sequence ATGACCGAAAACGATTTACTTATTGGCTGTCAAAAAAATGATTCTTCTATTCAAAGTCTTGTTTACAAAACGTATGGACCAAAAGTATTTGGAATTTGTAAACGCTATATGAAAAGCAGGGAATTGGCCGAAGAAATTACAATGAATACATTTCTAACTGTTTTTCAAAAATGCGATCAGTTTAACAATCAAGGCAGTTTTGAAGGCTGGATTCTAAAAATCACCGTCAATTGTTGCTTAATGGAATTACGGAAAAACAATTTACAATTTGATGAAATACCTCATGACAAAATAGCATCGCCTCCTGCAAATGAAATTGAGAACCAAATCGAAAATCAGGATATTGAAAAAATGCTTGAAATTCTTCCAGATAGTGCCCGAATAATTTTCAACTTATATGCTATTGAAGGATATAAGCACAAAGAGATTGCCGAGAAACTGAACATTTCTGACGGCACTTCAAAGTCTCAATTGAATTATGCCCGAGAAAAACTCAAAAAAGTATATTTTAATAGTACAAAATGA
- the rpmF gene encoding 50S ribosomal protein L32, whose translation MAHPKRKTSKTRRDKRRTHYKATVAQIATCPITGEAHLYHRAYWHEGKMYYRGQVVIDKSEVALA comes from the coding sequence ATGGCACATCCAAAGAGAAAAACCTCTAAAACTAGAAGAGACAAAAGAAGAACACATTACAAAGCTACTGTAGCTCAAATCGCTACATGTCCAATCACTGGAGAAGCACATTTATACCACAGAGCTTACTGGCATGAAGGTAAAATGTACTACAGAGGACAAGTTGTTATCGACAAATCTGAGGTAGCTCTTGCTTAA